From one Oncorhynchus clarkii lewisi isolate Uvic-CL-2024 chromosome 6, UVic_Ocla_1.0, whole genome shotgun sequence genomic stretch:
- the LOC139412373 gene encoding RING finger protein 122-like has translation MNTNPFSSRTTSCALMHPFQWCNGCFCGLGLVYSRQVVHPCQTCGRKLAACHSVRTDVTGARGAGFNIMQTCAVCLEDFKVKDELGVLPCQHAFHRKCLVKWLEVRCVCPMCNKPIAGPPEKCHSIGTLLDDLV, from the exons ATGAACACGAATCCATTCTCATCCAGAACCACCTCCTGTGCATTAATGCACCCGTTTCAGTGGTGTAACG GGTGCTTCTGTGGTCTGGGCCTGGTCTACTCCCGACAAGTCGTCCACCCATGCCAGACAT GCGGCAGGAAGCTAGCTGCCTGCCACAGTGTAAGGACCGACGTCACTGGAGCAAGGGGAGCAGGGTTCAACATAATG CAGACGTGTGCTGTCTGCCTGGAAGACTTCAAAGTCAAAGACGAGCTGGGTGTGTTGCCATGCCAACATGCCTTTCACAGGAA GTGTCTGGTGAAATGGCTGGAGGTGCGCTGTGTGTGCCCCATGTGTAACAAACCTATCGCAGGACCCCCAGAAAAGTGCCACAGCATAGGAACACTACTGGACGACCTGGTGTAA
- the LOC139411142 gene encoding BAG family molecular chaperone regulator 4-like isoform X1, which produces MHHQMPSNPKAAWPSNYNSENNNVNWSNAMDASQYPGYSSNYWYPQSHSTAGHYANAYPSGSDVQPPYNPQAMQAYPNGHSVYNPGPGQYPASSFHPSNPFYCADQMPPRQAPGQYPSQCCPGPEQSTGGSGQPHAQHQHQHHHYPGPHCQGASGYLPGSYSHYGEGGPALPPNPPYSTGQAIHHRPQAEAWAHSGGYGPSHQQWQPDSHYGTPAHPQQPPAWPGTGTGAPPSYEAKDQHYAGPHQHQRAPQVGPKPRLAHSPNPTNGKPVDFSSPPQMYNKPGRGGAQEPKPSQGEPPPPIPAPAQHQGVIHNPSLAKVQQVMARVLLLHEDVDEFVGKKSDKSYRYLEELLTKELLVLDSVETQGQEVVRQARKEAVQRIQAILDRLEKKAF; this is translated from the exons GATGCTTCCCAATACCCTGGTTACTCCTCAAACTACTGGTACCCCCAGTCACATTCCACAGCAGGGCACTATGCAAATGCATATCCTTCAGGATCTGACGTGCAGCCACCTTACAACCCACAG GCAATGCAAGCATATCCAAATGGCCACAGTGTCTATAACCCTGGTCCAGGCCAGTATCCGGCAAGTTCTTTCCACCCATCCAACCCATTCTACTGTGCAGACCAGATGCCTCCCAGGCAGGCCCCAGGCCAGTACCCTAGCCAGTGCTGCCCAGGACCAGAGCAGAGCACAGGGGGGTCAGGACAACCACACGCCCAGCACCAACATCAGCACCACCACTATCCTGGACCACACTGTCAAGGG GCCTCTGGCTATCTTCCTGGGTCTTACTCGCACTATGGGGAAGGTGGTCCTGCGTTGCCACCAAACCCCCCATACTCCACTGGACAGGCCATTCACCATAGGCCGCAGGCTGAGGCTTGGGCCCACTCGGGTGGGTATGGGCCCTCACACCAGCAGTGGCAGCCAGACAGCCACTATGGGACCCCTGCCCACCCCCAACAACCCCCAGCATGGCCAGGGACAGGCACTGGAGCCCCACCCTCCTATGAAGCCAAG GACCAGCACTACGCAGGACCCCACCAGCACCAGCGTGCCCCACAGGTGGGACCCAAACCCAGACTGGCCCACTCCCCTAACCCCACCAATGGCAAGCCTGTCGACTTCAGCTCACCTCCCCAGATGTACAATAAACCAGGGCGAGGAGGGGCGCAGGAGCCAAAGCCTTCCCAGGGTGAGCCTCCACCCCCAATCCCAGCTCCAGCCCAGCATCAGGGAGTGATCCACAACCCTAGCCTGGCCAAAGTCCAGCAGGTCATGGCCCGGGTGCTTTTGCTCCATGAGGATGTGGACGAGTTTGTGGGTAAAAAATCGGACAAGAGTTACAGGTACCTAGAGGAACTGCTTACTAAGGAGCTGCTGGTGTTGGACTCAGTGGAGACTCAGGGACAGGAAGTGGTAAGGCAGGCCCGGAAGGAGGCTGTGCAGAGGATCCAGGCCATACTGGACCGGCTGGAGAAAAAGGCCTTCTGA